A single window of Jaculus jaculus isolate mJacJac1 chromosome 22, mJacJac1.mat.Y.cur, whole genome shotgun sequence DNA harbors:
- the Pde6h gene encoding retinal cone rhodopsin-sensitive cGMP 3',5'-cyclic phosphodiesterase subunit gamma: MSDNTSLAPPVPTQGPTTPRKGPPKFKQRQTRQFKSKPPKKGVKGFGDDIPGMEGLGTDITVICPWEAFSHLELHELAQFGII; encoded by the exons ATGAGTGACAACACTTCCTTGGCTCCTCCAGTACCGACCCAGGGCCCCACCACCCCACGTAAAGGTCCCCCCAAGTTCAAGCAGAGGCAGACGCGTCAATTCAAGAGCAAGCCTCCCAAGAAAGGTGTGAAAGG GTTTGGAGATGACATTCCAGGCATGGAGGGGCTGGGAACAG ACATCACGGTGATCTGTCCCTGGGAAGCATTCAGCCACCTAGAACTGCACGAGCTCGCTCAATTCGGGATTATCTAA